A single region of the Triticum dicoccoides isolate Atlit2015 ecotype Zavitan chromosome 2B, WEW_v2.0, whole genome shotgun sequence genome encodes:
- the LOC119360698 gene encoding uncharacterized protein LOC119360698 produces MFTRNNRMDYQLFFNTRGAFRPVGWNGLVAVLCFFDVFVILWEKDYLSDMMLLSIVIIFATGRFLSGLKLNICNPLRRATSLWSPLVAILLTAPPLYNGGIGPLTSWIVFTALLVPVLLVTISRLRFTRIVKLADSILGRKQKLWRRVFINLCMIAALGMQVYMLHLDPFMNMSLIMIVQVCALVVVSFGNFQVPAAVLRICLASLSLQHSYKDDQENLAASLEIFYWMVLGQGILYAVACMLEFFSFIPRRSLVHCGVFRGQWGVDSVNLYYAYALEKRMQEGVLAPKKISLSNFAMDSLNSNSSKNQLYGIRMMHSFLQREPTKAQLLSKLTTSTKTVARIIRMLNWTSPKDTTIRLYAAKVTAELAKDLHVVTFPGTMQLVSALLDADSRPRRRNPLLDTDDEQEERQDQFLNREDNREQEHHTVRDAAVNQSQRQDPLQDTNNLLEETQTCSTQQPFVDKQNSYIIRCWQWMKKLCSIPKEQLSADHDLLPALAMSIIESLAWCDQENCVEINNAANLIPKIIGFTRFKHAMNTVDTEAEQKVMLKSSLKVLQRLTGIGGEIGITLRYKISKHPFLLRNLSEILKDNRSSQESRKLVTGILRNIAIDGNIRQDIGRIQLIITRLKQTFLNEENPMIANADHLSRKVAGQALAMLTTESAQNCLIVLQEPDFIKKLKHMILIHDGKYIYMAASLLRNLCLHSQHELREPDLKELSHILREVLEKIIDVEGAELEIIIGLSSLICKTIPEDFTQELEGGQIKRRFVKRLVDVLNANTEPGANCPGIRRVILEQVIYMMESNYRYADCFNEFRMTEALSVVEQTLSHAENYKFFLGDAGFMEYNTPISALVQECRCEEKKNNLGFRDTSGNREIFIKLVPMQ; encoded by the exons ATGTTCACCCGCAACAACAGAATGGATTACCAACTGTTCTTTAACACAAGGGGAGCTTTTAGACCTGTGGGCTGGAATGGACTGGTTGCAGTACTATGCTTTTTTGATGTTTTCGTGATCCTCTGGGAGAAAGATTATCTGTCTGATATGATGCTTCTATCGATAGTAATAATATTTGCAACTGGCCGATTCCTGTCTGGGCTGAAACTGAACATATGCAATCCGCTACGCCGTGCCACGTCACTGTGGAGCCCCTTGGTTGCAATCCTACTGACGGCTCCACCTCTGTACAACGGAGGGATAGGCCCATTGACCAGTTGGATTGTATTCACAGCACTACTTGTGCCAGTGCTATTGGTGACAATAAGCAGGCTACGGTTCACCAGAATCGTCAAACTAGCGGATAGTATTCTTGGCAGAAAACAAAAACTTTGGCGCCGAGTTTTTATAAACTTGTGCATGATTGCTGCGCTAGGGATGCAGGTGTACATGCTACACTTAGATCCATTCATGAACATGTCCCTTATCATGATAGTCCAAGTGTGTGCCTTGGTGGTGGTGTCATTTGGCAACTTCCAGGTTCCAGCAGCAGTGTTAAGAATCTGCCTAGCAAGCTTGAGCTTACAGCATAGCTACAAGGATGACCAAGAGAACCTGGCAGCATCTCTTGAAATCTTCTATTGGATGGTGCTTGGACAAGGAATCCTTTATGCTGTGGCTTGCATGCTCGAGTTCTTTTCGTTCATCCCGCGGAGGTCCCTTGTCCACTGTGGTGTATTTAGAGGTCAGTGGGGAGTGGACTCCGTAAATCTGTACTATGCATATGCCCTAGAGAAACGCATGCAAGAAGGTGTGCTTGCTCCAAAGAAGATCAGCCTGAGTAACTTTGCCATGGATTCTCTAAACTCCAATTCATCCAAGAATCAGCTCTATGGTATTCGGATGATGCACAGCTTTCTGCAAAGGGAGCCAACCAAGGCACAGCTACTTTCAAAACTCACCACTTCTACCAAGACGGTGGCCAGAATAATCAGGATGTTGAATTGGACAAGTCCAAAGGATACAACTATCAGACTGTATGCCGCGAAGGTCACCGCTGAACTTGCAAAAGACCTCCATGTTGTTACCTTCCCCGGTACAATGCAGCTTGTATCAGCACTTCTTGATGCTGATAGCAGACCGAGAAGAAGAAATCCACTTCTGGACACAGATGATGAGCAAGAAGAAAGACAAGATCAATTTCTGAATAGAGAAGATAACCGGGAGCAAGAACATCATACAGTAAGGGATGCAGCTGTTAACCAATCGCAAAGACAAGACCCACTTCAAGACACCAATAACCTACTTGAAGAAACACAAACATGCTCGACCCAACAACCTTTCGTCGACAAACAGAACTCTTACATAATCAGATGCTGGCAGTGGATGAAAAAATTATGTTCAATTCCCAAGGAGCAGCTGTCGGCAGACCATGATCTTCTCCCTGCACTGGCCATGTCGATAATTGAAAGTCTTGCTTGGTGTGATCAGGAAAACTGTGTGGAAATTAACAATGCGGCTAACCTCATCCCGAAAATCATAGGATTCACGAGATTCAAACATGCCATGAACACTGTGGATACCGAGGCAGAACAAAAGGTCATGTTGAAGTCATCACTGAAGGTGCTGCAAAGACTCACAGGTATTGGTGGGGAAATTGGCATAACACTTCGGTACAAGATATCAAAACATCCCTTCCTATTGAGAAACCTTTCAGAAATCTTGAAAGACAACAGAAGCAGCCAGGAATCGAGAAAGTTGGTGACCGGAATCCTCAGGAACATTGCCATTGATGGGAACATAAGGCAGGACATTGGTCGCATTCAACTGATCATCACCAGGCTGAAGCAGACATTTCTCAATGAAGAAAATCCCATGATCGCCAATGCTGATCACTTGTCACGGAAGGTCGCGGGGCAAGCACTGGCAATGTTGACGACAGAAAGTGCCCAAAATTGCTTGATTGTGTTGCAGGAACCAGACTTCATTAAGAAAttgaaacatatgatcttgatccatgATGGCAAGTACATATATATGGCAGCAAGTCTGTTACGTAACCTGTGCCTGCACTCTCAACACGAGCTCAGAGAGCCGGACCTGAAGGAGCTATCTCATATCTTGCGAGAG gtgttggagaaaataattgACGTGGAAGGGGCAGAACTAGAGATCATCATTGGCCTTAGTTCACTAATTTGTAAAACCATTCCTGAAGACTTTACCCAAGAACTAGAAGGCggccagattaagcgaagatttgtGAAAAGGCTCGTCGATGTGTTGAATGCAAATACGGAACCTGGCGCTAATTGTCCTGGGATCAGAAGGGTTATACTTGAGCAGGTCATTTACATGATGGAGTCCAATTATCGCTATGCGGACTGTTTCAACGAATTCAGGATGACAGAAGCCCTCTCAGTCGTCGAACAAACACTGTCACACGCTGAGAACTACAAGTTCTTCTTGGGTGATGCAGGTTTCATGGAGTACAACACACCTATCTCCGCTCTTGTG CAAGAATGCAGGTGTGAGGAGAAAAAGAACAATCTTGGCTTTAGAGACACAAG TGGGAACAG GGAAATTTTCATAAAGTTGGTGCCGATGCAGTGA